GCTTCGCGCTCCCGCAGCACCAGCAAGCCTCGGCCGCGACCGGCATCTACCACGCGGCCCCGGTACAACTTGGTGCCAATGGCGAACGCCTCGGCGAGACGCCGCTTCGGCTCGAAGACTTGCGGCGCTTCCCTACTTTGTATCATTGGACGGCCAAACTTGGCAGCCACAACTGACGCCATCGCTGCGGCCACAAAAAAAATTGAACACCATGCCTTAACTGATACAAGACAGTCCGATTCAAGAACAACTATGTATTTAACCTCACCAACCACAGCCAACTCATGCACTACGCAGACAATACAGCCAACGGCAGCACAGGCATGCATGCAACTGCCTACGCTCAAGGCCGCCGGCAATATTCCTGTCGGCCTACCAAAGTCGCCGCAACGTGCAGTACTGCTGCATGGTGCCACAGCACAAACAAACGACACCGCGACTCACTTACCGCTTGCCGCCGATTTTTGCAAAGTCAGGCAATTTTCCGGCGCACAAACTTGATATCAGCACACTGTGCATGAATAACTTTTCATTTCCACCACACCACCAGGATCTTCCGTGAAAATCTTCAGCTCCCCTCTTCCCCTTTTTGATCTCGCATTTTCTCGACCACATGGCGCGGGTATCGCCAATGCAGTGATGCAACTGCGTGAAGCCGCACGATATGACGGGGCCCAGCAACATGCCCGGTTTACTGGTCTGCGCCGCGCCGCTAATGCGCCCGAGCTAGCCAGCACAGCGGCCACACCGCGCCAATCAGATAAGGTGCCGACCACGGCATCCCTATTCAGTCACGTCACAGGCCCGATTCGAGTGCGTTCGGAGGAATCGAACCGCCCCGCTCAAGCCGCTGCAGGCAAGGAAGCGAGCAACAAGGCTGCAAGCACATCGACGGGAACAAGCGATCATCAACTCCCGAACGTAAAAGCATTGCGTGACATGTTTGAACCAGCAATTCTTCACGACAACACCGCAGAACGCCATGCGCAAAGCCCAACTTATAAAAAACTCGAAGCAAAGCTCAACGGCACACATTTCCACATGCCGAACACAACAGCACAGCAAGCGTGCGTAACCAATATAACTGAGGAAAACCGACAGCCACCGGCACTCAAAACTGCGCCGGCTCCAGCCGAGAAAACACCTGCACGCCCCATGCAAGCGGTACCGTGCAGCGCCTCGTCCGACCAAGCTGCAGTTGAGCGAACCCGAGTCGAATCGCCGGCGCGCCTAAGCGTGAAAGCACTGCGCGACAAATTCGAGCCGCAATTCACTCATCGTGAAAATTCGCTCACCGACACCCAAGGCCCGTTCATCAAAAACCTGCAGGCACGCTTACAGCAAAACAACATCGCCATACCAGCACAAGGTATCGCCACAGAAACCCTTCACAACGATCGTCAGCCTCCGGCAGTCAAAGTCCTGTCGCATCCATTTCAAACACCGAGCAACACTGCAAGCGTGGACATCAATTCACTCAGCGAGCAAACAACTGATTCTTTCGCGCAACTTTCTTCAAAGATATTCAATAAAAAAGATCCTGTTTCGGCCACCGCGGCACACCTGTCTGATGTCGAATTCATGGCACAACAAAGCCAAACCAAACACGAAAGTCTTGCCGTGGTCAACGATGACTATCAGACGCGACACATTGCCTCTGATGCGGAATTTTCAAAACAGCTTGGCTTGACAGCACCAAAAACGAGCACACTACCTGCGAGTACCCCTACTAGCGACAAGGAATTTTCTCATTTAACTGATGCGGACAAGCATAGCAGACCGATTGAAAACACAGCTGAAGGTACTGAAGTCTAAGGAGGTACGGATTTAATCGCAGTGAAATTAGCCGTTGCCGAACAACTAAATGGATCGTCGTAAGCGACGATGGAAAAGACTCTGGAAGGGGTTTGCATCCCCTCCCATCGCGTCGCTCCTTCGTCGCTCACCGGCCCCAAGAGGCTGTCGCAAAAGGGTTTTCAGTCGGTATCATTACTCCAACTGGCAGACTGTAATGGTCTAATGTTTACGGACACCTCAATAGGAGGAATAATTACCTAAACGAGGAAAATAAAGATGACTGGGAATAAAAAATACGAAGCTACTTTTAAACTTGAAGTGGCCCGGATGGTGCTGGATCAAGGCGTAGCGGTTGCTAAAATCGTGAAAGATATGGGTATTGGAGAAACCGCCGTGCGGCGCTGGGTTGAACAATATCGCGCTGAACAAGGTGGCCAGGCTGGCATAGGGAAACCACTGTCTGCCGAGCTGCAACGGATTCGCCAACTCGAACAAGAAAACCGTCTACTGCGTTCGGACAATGACCTGTTAAAAAAAGCATCGGCCTTCTTTGCACGCGAAATGAAATGATCTACGAGTTAGTCGATCATTGGCAAACGAAGGCCTCGGTAGCACAACTGTGTCGTCTCTTGGGAGCGAGCCGGTCTGGCTACTACGCAGCAAAAGCAAAGACAAAAATGACCGCAATATGTGTCACCAGCGTGCATCTGAAAGCGGAATTCGCTGCCAGTGGCCGCAGTTATGGCAGCCGTCGCCTGGTCAGTGCACTGCACGCCAAGAACATCGTCATTGGCCGCTACAAAGTACGGCGCTTAATGCGTGAAGCCCAGATCAAAACCGTCTGGAAGAGAAAATTTATCAACACGACAGATAGCAAACATGATTTACCAATAGCGAGCAATATTCTCAATAGACAGTTCAACCCAGCAGAGCCCAATCGCGCCTGGACTTCCGATATTACCTATGTCCGTACGCGTACTGGCTGGTTGTATTTGGCGGTCGTGATGGAGTTATTCTCACGAAAAATCATAGGCTGGGCAATGGGGCCAACGATGCCAGCTGAATTGGTTTGTCGGGCGCTACGGATGGCGGTTGAGGCACGTAAGCCGGCAGCGGGTTTAATTTTGCATTCCGACCGTGGCAGTCAATATGCCAGTCATGAATACCAACATTTACTCAAACAACATGGCCTTGTTTGCAGTATGAGCCGTAAAGGAAACTGCTGGGATAACGCGGCGATGGAACGCTTCT
The sequence above is drawn from the Undibacterium sp. CCC3.4 genome and encodes:
- a CDS encoding IS3 family transposase (programmed frameshift), with amino-acid sequence MTGNKKYEATFKLEVARMVLDQGVAVAKIVKDMGIGETAVRRWVEQYRAEQGGQAGIGKPLSAELQRIRQLEQENRLLRSDNDLLKKAFGLLCTRNEMIYELVDHWQTKASVAQLCRLLGASRSGYYAAKAKTKMTAICVTSVHLKAEFAASGRSYGSRRLVSALHAKNIVIGRYKVRRLMREAQIKTVWKRKFINTTDSKHDLPIASNILNRQFNPAEPNRAWTSDITYVRTRTGWLYLAVVMELFSRKIIGWAMGPTMPAELVCRALRMAVEARKPAAGLILHSDRGSQYASHEYQHLLKQHGLVCSMSRKGNCWDNAAMERFFLNLKMERVWQRDYANQMEATKDIIEYIVGFYNCLRLHSTLGNLPPMIYEKEMAEKKPIDVSEIT